A portion of the Pomacea canaliculata isolate SZHN2017 linkage group LG13, ASM307304v1, whole genome shotgun sequence genome contains these proteins:
- the LOC112554168 gene encoding dynein intermediate chain 2, ciliary-like, with protein MPVKQVAKPKQVPERQRRMTRTRQEDDATDVGEGTDADDWTQTKTLIKPDDQLDLTEAELKEEFTRILTANNPHAPQNIVRYSFKERQFKQTSSVDQLAVHFALDGNMLHKDSDEARRQRTRLGLPDSVSSEHVVSEGEEKPAAAEGEEGVERGEGAPTESGEGEAVTPVPAEAHGKEKKLTNQFNFSERASQTYNNPYRERGTATEPPPRATFSSNVTQWEIYDAYQEDFEKQEKTKEKKVIPGRRDEKSKKKHAISETSGDDLSRVSSAAKIMERMVNQNTFDDIAQDFKYFEDTSDDYRDQEGTLLPLWKFSFEKAKKLAVTSLCWNPKYRDLFAASYGSYEFMKQGNGLIVFYTLKNPSFPENTYETDSGVMCLDIHPDHPYQVAAGFYDGSVAVFNIVEKKDGPVHRCTAKNGKHTDPVWQVRWQKDDADNNMNFFSISSDGRIVHWTIVKNEMIFQNVIQLSLSEGLADGPDGIKIPTTGSGTAIDFHRQKDYLFLVGTEEGKVHVCSKAYISHFIDTIDSHNMAIYKVAWNCYHPKIFITCSADWTVKIWENSGKTSDISEPTTRKPLFSFDLNNSVGDVAWAPYSSTVFAAATSDGKVYVYDLNANKYEPLCEQMVAQKKKTKLTHIEFNPTYPIIIVGDDRGNVTTLKLSPNLRKVPKEKKGVAPMDAAQRAEYEISKLNKILAMVREQPENTK; from the exons GTACCTGAAAGGCAAAGGCGGATGACACGAACCCGG CAAGAAGATGACGCTACAGATGTAGGAGAGGGCACAGATGCTGATGATTGGACTCAG ACAAAAACTCTTATCAAGCCTGACGATCAGCTTGATTTGACTGAAGCT GAGCTGAAAGAAGAGTTTACCAGAATCTTGACAGCTAACAACCCCCATGCACCACAAAATATTGTTCGCTACAGTTTTAAG GAGCGGCAGTTCAAGCAGACATCAAGTGTTGACCAGCTAGCAGTTCATTTTGCCCTAGATGGTAATATGCTGCATAAGGACTCTGATGAAGCACGACGTCAGCGAACTCGTCTTGGCCTACCAGATAGTG TTTCTAGTGAGCATGTAGTAAGTGAGGGAGAAGAAAAGCCCGCAGCAGCAGAAGGAGAAGAGGGGGTAGAAAGAGGTGAAGGAGCACCAACAGAGTCTGGGGAAGGAGAAGCAGTTACACCTGTTCCTGCAGAAGCCcatggaaaagagaaaaagctcACCAATCAGTTTAACTTCAGTGAGCGTGCCTCTCAAACCTACAACAATCCCTACAGA gAGAGAGGCACAGCAACTGAGCCACCACCCAGGGCAACTTTCTCTTCCAATGTTACACAGTGGGAAATCTATGATGCTTACCAAGAAGATTTTGAAAAGCAG gaaaaaactaaagaaaagaaagtgattcCTGGACGCAGGGATGAAAAGTCGAAGAAGAAGCATGCTATTTCGGAAACCTCG GGAGATGACCTATCCAGGGTGTCTTCAGCAGCCAAAATTATGGAACGAATGGTCAACCAGAACACATTTGATGACATTGCTCAAG ATTTCAAATACTTTGAAGACACCTCTGATGATTATCGTGATCAAGAGGGAACTTTGCTGCCTCTGTggaaattttcttttgagaaaGCTAAGAAAttagctgtgacgtcactctgTTGGAACCCAAAGTATAGGGACTTATTTGCTGCATCCTATGGATCAT ATGAATTCATGAAGCAGGGCAACGGTCTGATTGTCTTCTACACCTTAAAAAATCCTTCCTTTCCTGAAAACACCTATGAAACAGATAGTGGAGTCATGTGTCTGGACATTCACCCTGACCATCCATATCAAGTGGCTGCTGGATTCTATGACGGAAGTGTAGCTGTTTTTAACATTgtggaaaagaaagatggaCCAGTACATCGGTGTACAGCAAAAAATGGCAAACACACTGATCCTGTTTGGCAG GTCCGTTGGCAGAAGGATGATGCAGACAACAACATGAATTTCTTTTCCATATCTTCTGATGGGCGCATTGTTCACTGGACCATTGTCAAG AATGAGATGATCTTCCAAAATGTAATACAGCTTAGCTTGTCTGAAGGCCTTGCAGATGGACCAGATGGTATCAAAATTCCCACAACAG GTTCTGGCACAGCAATTGACTTCCATAGACAGAAAGACTACCTGTTTCTTGTGGGCACAGAAGAAGGTAAAGTTCATGTGTGCTCCAAAGCATACATCTCCCACTTTATCGACACCATTGACTCACACAATATGGCTATTTACAAG gTTGCATGGAACTGTTATCACCCCAAGATATTCATTACTTGCAGTGCTGACTGGACTGTAAAGATATGGGAAAACAGTGGCAAGACCTCGGATATCAGTGAGCCTACCACCAG GAAGCCACTTTTCTCATTTGATCTGAACAATTCAGTTGGGGATGTGGCCTGGGCACCATACTCGTCTactgtttttgctgctgctaCTTCAGATGGAAAG GTTTATGTCTATGATCTGAATGCCAATAAATATGAGCCACTGTGTGAACAAATGGTAGCtcagaagaaaaagacgaaaCTGACACATATTGAATTCAATCCTACATACCCTATCATTATAGTTGGCGATGACAG GGGAAATGTAACAACCCTGAAGCTCTCACCAAACTTGAGGAAGGTTCCAAAG gaaaaaaaaggtgttgCTCCGATGGATGCAGCCCAAAGGGCAGAGTATGAGATCAGTAAGCTGAACAAAATCTTGGCCATGGTGAGAGAGCAGCCTGAAAACACCAAGTAA
- the LOC112554676 gene encoding polyamine-modulated factor 1-like, translated as MSNDGVCYDGDDTKTKPKVLHLSLLQNALSKTTKKCVSSLKFSLLKHHLSAVHARDPVALLKLHEESVSILSSNIQEELALMFKEENICELMKKLDHFQEEIDCTSNVTAWRPSGSPESDICSHLFPVYCKHLQQLENAWHSCSLKIFS; from the exons ATGTCGAACGATGGTGTATGTTATGACGGCGATGATACAAAAACAAAGCCTAAGGTGCTCCATTTGTCTTTGCTGCAAAATGCGTtatccaaaacaacaaaaaaatgcgTGTCATCTTTGAA ATTCTCCTTGTTGAAACATCACTTGTCTGCTGTGCATGCAAGGGATCCAGTGGCACTTTTGAAACTTCATGAAGAGTCTGTTAGCATTCTTAGCTCAAATATACAG GAGGAGCTTGCTCTCATGTTTAAAGAGGAGAATATCTGTGAATTAATGAAGAAGCTTGACCATTTTCAGGAAGAAATAGACTGTACATCCAATGTCACAGCCTG GCGGCCAAGTGGCTCTCCAGAAAGTGACATCTGTTCTCATCTGTTCCCAGTCTATTGTAAGCACCTACAGCAGTTAGAAAATGCTTGGCACAGCTGCAGTCTCAAAATCTTCTCTTAA